From Chryseobacterium salivictor, a single genomic window includes:
- a CDS encoding cold-shock protein, translating to MADSFSKKENFKKKLQKQKEKAMRREERKESNDKGKGLDDMIMYVDVNGQFTTTPPDRSNDNKIDVSNIQLGAAPIEAENPIKSGIVTFLSEKGYGFITEDKNKENIFFHSNNCEEMVKKGNKVSFEIERSPKGLSAIDIKVIK from the coding sequence ATGGCGGATTCTTTCTCCAAAAAAGAAAACTTTAAGAAAAAACTTCAGAAGCAAAAAGAAAAAGCAATGCGCCGTGAGGAGCGCAAAGAAAGCAATGACAAAGGAAAAGGCTTAGACGACATGATTATGTACGTTGATGTCAACGGGCAATTTACAACCACCCCTCCTGACAGAAGTAACGATAACAAAATTGATGTAAGCAACATTCAGTTGGGTGCAGCGCCCATTGAAGCTGAAAACCCAATTAAATCAGGGATCGTTACCTTTCTAAGTGAAAAAGGGTACGGTTTTATTACCGAAGACAAAAACAAAGAAAACATTTTCTTCCACAGCAACAATTGCGAAGAAATGGTAAAGAAAGGCAACAAGGTCTCCTTTGAAATAGAAAGATCTCCGAAAGGACTTTCTGCGATAGATATCAAAGTAATCAAGTAA
- a CDS encoding DinB/UmuC family translesion DNA polymerase produces the protein MIWNIIPIYLIWSLRLFETKQCRIAHTSADHTLLRYVLELFKKVYPRRMRIRLIGVKFTGLVEGCHQMNLFEDTEELISCIKRWIKLKIDLVPPV, from the coding sequence GTGATATGGAATATTATTCCAATATATCTCATTTGGTCACTGAGGTTATTCGAGACCAAGCAGTGCCGAATTGCCCATACCTCAGCGGATCACACATTGCTCAGGTATGTTTTAGAACTCTTCAAAAAAGTATATCCCAGACGTATGAGAATTCGATTGATTGGGGTAAAGTTCACCGGTTTGGTAGAAGGCTGTCATCAGATGAATCTTTTTGAAGACACAGAAGAATTGATCTCCTGTATCAAACGATGGATAAAATTAAAAATAGATTTGGTACCGCCAGTGTAG
- a CDS encoding XRE family transcriptional regulator yields the protein MSILSDNMRFLRTKQKFSQQKIADILFITRGRYAKYEDGSSEPPIEILMRISKYFSISIDLLVGVDLRKYLLEEMLNLPDNRILVPITVDTSGNNQIEIIPQKASMGYLNGYSDPDYIESLQTISLPFLRNGKYRAFPASGDSMPPYKDGTYIVGKYVENLTDLKTDKTYVFITINDGIIYKRFQFHEGNFICVKSDNSFYEPLKIPLIEIKEIWEFACSINTEEFDAEEFSGQNVRGLFLELKQEIKKIGQKLSKQD from the coding sequence ATGTCAATTTTATCAGATAACATGCGCTTTTTGAGAACGAAGCAAAAATTCTCCCAACAAAAAATTGCAGACATACTTTTTATTACACGAGGTCGTTATGCAAAATACGAGGATGGAAGCTCGGAACCACCGATAGAAATTTTAATGAGAATTTCAAAGTATTTCAGTATTAGTATTGATCTTTTAGTTGGCGTAGATCTTAGAAAATATCTTTTAGAAGAAATGCTCAATCTTCCTGATAATCGTATTTTAGTTCCGATAACGGTGGATACTTCAGGGAATAATCAAATTGAAATTATTCCGCAAAAAGCTTCGATGGGTTACCTGAATGGTTACAGCGATCCTGATTATATCGAAAGTTTGCAAACCATTTCTTTACCATTTCTTAGAAACGGAAAATACCGTGCCTTCCCGGCAAGTGGCGATTCAATGCCGCCCTATAAAGACGGAACTTATATTGTCGGAAAATACGTTGAAAATTTAACTGACCTAAAAACCGATAAAACCTATGTTTTTATCACGATAAATGATGGAATTATTTATAAAAGATTTCAATTTCATGAAGGCAATTTCATCTGTGTAAAGTCGGATAATAGCTTTTATGAACCTCTAAAAATACCCCTCATTGAAATTAAAGAAATTTGGGAATTTGCATGTAGTATCAATACTGAAGAGTTTGATGCTGAAGAGTTTTCAGGGCAAAATGTTCGTGGTTTGTTTTTAGAATTAAAACAAGAAATTAAGAAGATTGGTCAAAAGCTTTCAAAACAAGATTAA